A portion of the Haemorhous mexicanus isolate bHaeMex1 chromosome 3, bHaeMex1.pri, whole genome shotgun sequence genome contains these proteins:
- the LOC132324373 gene encoding TOG array regulator of axonemal microtubules protein 2-like, whose product MKKKVLRKQDNVPLLPSTPTLQGDGSFPRSSSVTSQTATGAKRREEPLRGHGQKDRAFSDPPQSLQEALSMLGSDDWELKEKGLFNIPRLAESHPEVLLSRLHEICLAVTSEVTNLRSKVSCSAVVTLGELFAILKKDMDSEADEVAVVLFHMVQNSPEFIQKAACQSLGMMVENMTPARAMTVLMDKGVKSRYTQARKCAAELLLSLVEKMGVTKLAGTPRAERLAQVAGTLAQDCHKDTRHYGQEMVKMLLNNQKFKKILEQSLSPHDLEDILTRIKKKGMENQKGEHPSVKEPVKERNDGSKKPQATLPSSKWVKSAPGGCLLHHPKAQVTSPAAVEGRESLQKLYHLLEAKGFQARMEGVALLLDLCKTSPQLISSNIVQIFDYFVLRINDTHKKVKQKALEVLAEIIGLLEDALNPVMVRLVEGITKNLNSKDPGVRAAAVNALDKSVAHLDEVSMMKELSHQWSQLSGQALLEVTERITDLVEWVYARSPEVVQRYALPVLWSCLENKALPVRSANICAVVTKLACALCEVMGTQLIKCAESKPPHVQENLSSLLGW is encoded by the exons ATGAAGAAAAAGGTCCTCAGGAAGCAGGACAACGTGCCCTTACTGCCCAGTACACCCACCCTCCAGGGGGATGGCAGCTTCCCACGCAGCTCCTCAG TGACCTCGCAGACGGCCACTGGGGCCAAGCGACGAGAGGAGCCGCTCCGTGGGCACGGGCAGAAGGACAGAGCCTTTTCAGACCCACCGCAGTCCTTGCAGGAGGCACTCTCCATGCTGGGCAGCGACGACTG GGAACTGAAGGAGAAGGGACTCTTCAACATCCCACGCCTGGCTGAGTCCCATCCAGAAGTCCTGCTTTCCAGACTTCATGAGATTTGCTTGGCAGTTACCAGCGAG GTGACCAACCTCCGGTCCAAGgtgtcctgctctgcagttgTCACTCTGGGAGAGCTCTTTGCCATCTTGAAGAAGGACATGGACTCTGAGGCGGATGAGGTTGCTGTGGTCCTTTTCCACATGGTGCAGAACTCCCCAGAGTTTATTCAGAAGGCAGCCTGTCAGAGCCTGGGGATGATGGTAGAGAACATGACTCCTGCACGAGCAATGACTGTTCTCATGGACAAGGGAGTCAA gagcCGCTACACCCAGGCGCGGAAGTGTGCGGCCGAACTCCTCCTGTCCTTGGTGGAGAAGATGGGAGTCACCAAGCTCGcgggcacccccagggctgagagGCTGGCACAGGTGGCAGGGACACTGGCTCAGGACTGTCACAAGGACACCAG gCATTATGGACAGGAGATGGTGAAGATGTTACTGAAtaatcaaaaatttaaaaagattttggaACAATCTCTTTCCCCACATGACCTGGAAGATATCCTGACAAGAATTAAGAAGAAA GGGATGGAAAACCAGAAGGGTGAACACCCATCTGTCAAGGAGCCGGTGAAGGAGAGGAACGATGGCTCAAAGAAGCCCCAGGCCACATTGCCTTCTAGCAAATG ggtgAAGTCTGCCCCTGGTGGATGCCTCCTCCACCATCCTAAAGCCCAGGTCACAtcacctgcagctgtggaaggaAGGGAATCACTCCAGAAGctttaccatctcctggaagcCAAGGGGTTTCAGGCACGGATGGAAGGAGTGGCACTCCTCCTAGATCTGTGCAAAACCAGCCCCCAGCTGATCTCCAGTAACATTGTCCAA atttttgattattttgtcCTGAGAATAAATGACACCCACAAGAAAGTGAAGCAGAAGGcgctggaggtgctggcagaAATCATTGGACTCCTGGAAGATGCCCTGAACCCGGTGATGGTCCGTTTGGTGGAAGGGATAACAAAGAACCTGAACTCAAAGGATCCCGGGGTTCgtgctgcagctgtgaatgCACTGGACAAATCTGTTGCTCATTTGG ATGAAGTATCAATGATGAAAGAGCTCAGCCACCAATGGAGCCAACTGAGTGGCCAAGCTCTGCTGGAGGTCACGGAGCGTATCACAG ATCTTGTGGAGTGGGTTTATGCCAGGAGCCCTGAAGTGGTCCAGCGCTACGCCCTGCCCGTGCTCTGGTCctgcctggagaacaaggcGCTGCCTGTCCGAAGCGCCAACATCTGCGCTGTGGTCACCAAGCTTGCCTGTGCCCTCTGCGAGGTGATGGGCACCCAGCTGATCAAGTGTGCTGAGAGCAAGCCTCCACACGTGCAGGAAAACCTCTCCAGCCTTTTGGGCTGGTGA